The following proteins are encoded in a genomic region of Glycine max cultivar Williams 82 chromosome 18, Glycine_max_v4.0, whole genome shotgun sequence:
- the LOC100788065 gene encoding probable disease resistance protein At4g27220 — translation MDEACSSRRKRGGRPKSKYWSEAEKLEGKNMWKCNHCKHEFAGGATRIEEHITGKGNNITKCPKYGAHEEDEINLGDQIVEHDSAAFKKAYPKGDPDAVCIKKSDIELLQPEKCLNDTIIDFYINYLKNKLPSDKQDRFHFFNCFFFAKLAGLSRNDTSIACDGKAAFQRVSTWGRKVNLFKTDYIFIPINYSLHWSLIVICHPAEVMTCYRDEETKGSPKEACILHMDSRKGIHVHLQNVFQSYLCEEWKERHNNVRDDVSPKFLDLPFVPLELPQQQNAYDCGIFLLHYVEHFLEQAPINFNRSTKFSVPPPDASLKRSHIQKLLIAAEGDSKMIVGGSVNPQNNTQFSAALLGGDVEDHAVNGGSNGDDALTINNLLSDLAREEDYFDKELQWREFQAIKRKRQDDDWSDKLKDLKKRVIDVKNSLHQSGSTNELPKPSELHAKFIYLLIEKLWELRDENVKKMWDLLEDEEVFIIGIDGMGGVGKTFMATHFKNEIKRKGTFKDVFWVTVSHDFTIFKLQHHIAETMQVKLYGDEMTRATILTSELEKREKTLLILDDVWEYIDLQKVGIPLKVNGIKLIITTRLKHVWLQMDCLPNNTITIFPFDELEEEAWELFLLKLGHRGTPARLPPHVLEIARSVVMKCDGLPLGISAMARTMKGKNEIHWWRHALNKLDRLEMGEEVLSVLKRSYDNLIEKDIQKCFLQSALFPNHIFKEEWVMMLVESGLLDGKRSLEETFDEGRVIMDKLINHSLLLGCLMLRMNGLVRKMACHILNDNHTYLIKCNEKLRKMPQMREWTADLEAVSLAGNEIEEIAEGTSPNCPRLSTFILSRNSISHIPKCFFRRMNALTQLDLSFNLRLTSLPKSLSKLRSLTSLVLRQCSKLKDIPPLGDLQALSRLDISGCDSLLRVPEGLQNLKKLQCLNLSRDLYLSLLPGCALPGLSNMQYLDLRGSSGIKVEDVKGMTMLECFAVSFLDQDYYNRYVQEIQDTGYGPQIYFIYFGKFDDYTLGFPENPIYLCLEFKRRRVCFGDCDELPYLLPRDLTELLVSGNDQWECLCAPLSSNGPLSLKDINIKHCTKLKSLFCVSCSLCTNIQNLKSLKLDNLGSLSVLCKEDVAGLTQSLSRSGVFSHLKELSIEKCHQIEKLLTPGLVPQLQNLASISVEDCESIKEIFAGDSSDNIALPNLTKLQLRYLPELQTVCKGILLCNSEYIFYIKDCPNYETPRIGGRV, via the exons ATGGATGAGGCGTGTAGTAGTAGAAGAAAAAGGGGGGGTCGGCCTAAAAGTAAATACTGGAGTGAAGCTGAAAAATTAGAAGGTAAAAATATGTGGAAGTGCAACCATTGTAAACATGAATTTGCCGGAGGTGCTACAAGAATTGAAGAGCATATCACTGGCAAAGGAAACAATATTACAAAATGCCCAAAATATGGTGCCCATGAAG AAGATGAAATTAACTTGGGAGACCAGATAGTGGAGCATGATTCTGCTGCATTTAAAAAGGCGTATCCAAAGGGGGACCCTGATGCTGTTTGTATCAAAAAGAGCGATATTGAGCTTTTACAGCCTGAGAAATGCCTTAATGATACTATCATTGActtttatatcaattatttgaaaaataaacttCCAAGCGATAAACAAGACAGGTTTCACTTTTTcaattgctttttctttgctAAGCTTGCTGGTTTAAGCAGAAATGATACATCAATTGCTTGTGATGGTAAAGCAGCATTTCAGCGTGTAAGCACTTGGGGAAGAAAAGTCAACCTTTTTAAAACGGATTATATCTTCATTCCCATAAACTATAGTCTTCACTGGAGTTTGATTGTCATTTGTCACCCTGCTGAAGTCATGACATGCTACAGAGATGAAGAAACTAAGGGATCTCCCAAAGAAGCTTGCATCTTGCACATGGATTCCCGAAAAGGAATTCATGTACATCTCCAGAATGTTTTCCAAAGTTATCTATGTGAAGAATGGAAAGAGAGGCACAACAATGTGAGGGATGATGTTTCTCCTAAATTTTTAGATCTTCCATtcgtgccacttgagctgcctcAGCAACAAAATGCATACGATTGTGGCATCTTTTTGCTCCACTATGTGGAACATTTTCTGGAACAAGCTCCAATCAACTTTAACCGTTCAACCAAGTTCAGTGTTCCTCCACCAGATGCTTCTCTGAAACGATCTCATATACAGAAACTATTAATAG CGGCTGAAGGAGACAGTAAAATGATTGTTGGTGGTTCAGTTAACCCTCAAAACAATACACAATTCTCAGCTGCTTTATTAGGAG GTGATGTAGAAGATCATGCTGTGAACGGAGGTAGCAATGGCGATGATGCTTTGACTATAAATAATTTGCTATCCGATCTAGCAAGGGAAGAAGACTACTTTGATAAAGAATTACAGTGGCGGGAGTTCCAGGCCATTAAGCGCAAGAGACAAGATGACGATTGGTCGGATAAACTAAAGGACCTGAAAAAAAGAGTTATTGATGTGAAAAACTCACTGCATCAGTCTGGGTCGACTAATGAATTGCCCAAGCCTTCTGAATTGCATgctaagtttatttatttattgatagaGAAGCTTTGGGAGTTGCGAGATGAAAATGTGAAGAAGATGTGGGATCTTCTGGAGGATGAGGAAGTCTTCATTATTGGCATAGATGGAATGGGGGGAGTTGGAAAAACATTCATGGCAACTCATTTCAAGAATGAGATTAAAAGAAAGGGGACTTTCAAGGATGTCTTCTGGGTCACTGTTTCCCatgatttcaccattttcaaaTTGCAACATCACATTGCAGAAACAATGCAGGTTAAGCTTTACGGAGATGAGATGACCAGAGCAACAATTTTGACGTCAGAGttggagaaaagagaaaaaacactGCTTATTTTGGATGATGTTTGGGAATATATTGATCTGCAAAAGGTGGGGATTCCTCTTAAAGTGAATGGCATTAAATTGATTATCACAACTCGTTTGAAACATGTGTGGCTACAGATGGATTGCCTACCAAATAATACAATAACAATATTCCCCTTTGATGAACTAGAAGAAGAAGCTTGGGAGTTATTTTTGCTAAAACTTGGACACCGTGGAACACCTGCAAGACTTCCCCCTCATGTACTAGAGATTGCAAGATCTGTTGTAATGAAATGTGATGGTTTACCACTTGGAATCAGTGCGATGGCTCGAACCATGAAAGGGAAAAATGAGATCCATTGGTGGAGACATGCATTGAATAAACTTGACAGATTGGAAATGGGAGAAGAGGTCTTAAGCGTACTAAAACGTAGCTAtgacaatttaattgaaaaGGACATCCAAAAATGTTTCTTACAGTCTGCACTGTTtcctaatcatatttttaaagagGAATGGGTTATGATGCTTGTTGAGAGTGGGTTGTTAGATGGAAAGAGGAGTTTGGAGGAAACATTTGATGAGGGACGTGTCATAATGGATAAACTCATTAACCATTCTTTGTTGTTAGGTTGTTTGATGTTACGAATGAATGGTCTGGTGAGGAAGATGGCGTGCCATATCTTGAACGACAATCACACTTACTTGATAAAATGTAATGAAAAATTGAGAAAGATGCCTCAGATGCGGGAATGGACAGCTGATCTGGAGGCAGTTTCTTTGGCGGGTAATGAGATAGAAGAAATAGCAGAGGGCACATCACCTAATTGTCCACGCTTGTCCACCTTCATCTTATCTCGTAATTCCATCAGTCATATTCCCAAGTGTTTTTTCAGACGCATGAACGCTCTAACACAACTTGATTTATCATTTAATCTTAGATTAACATCTTTGCCAAAGTCGCTGTCTAAGTTGAGGTCTCTTACTTCTTTAGTGCTCCGTCAATGTTCAAAATTGAAAGATATACCTCCACTGGGAGATCTACAAGCATTGTCAAGATTGGACATTTCAGGTTGTGATTCGCTCCTCAGGGTACCGGAAGGCTTGCAAAATCTAAAAAAGTTGCAATGCCTTAATCTTTCCCGCGATTTGTATTTATCATTGTTACCCGGATGCGCACTGCCCGGTTTGAGCAATATGCAATATCTGGATCTCCGGGGTTCGTCAGGTATAAAAGTAGAAGATGTAAAAGGGATGACTATGCTTGAATGTTTTGCAGTAAGCTTTCTCGATCAGGATTACTACAACCGTTATGTGCAAGAAATTCAGGACACTGGTTATGGACCTCAAatctattttatctattttggaAAATTTGATGATTACACACTTGGATTTCCTGAGAATCCTATTTATCTTTGTCTTGAATTCAAGCGTCGAAGGGTATGTTTTGGAGATTGCGATGAATTACCCTATTTACTGCCAAGAGACCTTACGGAATTACTTGTAAGTGGCAATGATCAATGGGAATGCTTATGTGCTCCTCTGTCATCTAATGGTCCTCTATCTTTAAAGGACATTAACATTAAACACTGTACAAAATTGAAGAGTTTATTCTGTGTATCTTGTTCCTTATGCACTAATATCCAAAACCTCAAATCTTTGAAACTTGATAATTTGGGTAGTTTAAGTGTCCTCTGCAAGGAAGATGTTGCTGGTTTAACACAATCTTTATCTCGGAGTGGGGTgttttctcatctcaaggaaTTGAGTATCGAGAAATGCCATCAGATAGAGAAGTTGCTGACGCCAGGGTTAGTGCCACAACTTCAAAACCTGGCGTCTATATCGGTAGAGGACTGCGAATCAATAAAGGAGATATTTGCGGGAGATAGTTCCGACAACATTGCACTTCCCAATTTAACCAAATTGCAACTACGCTATTTACCAGAATTACAGACAGTGTGCAAAGGAATTTTACTCTGTAACTCTGAGTATATATTCTACATCAAGGATTGTCCCAATTATGAAACACCCAGAATTGGTGGTCGTGTATGA